A window of Thermosynechococcus sp. NK55a contains these coding sequences:
- the grpE gene encoding nucleotide exchange factor GrpE has protein sequence MSDQTVTNPAAEAQEGEITPDAVENAVGNVENPAEATTGEEGQASEATSADAADLLEKVAALEAAKASLSQMVEERNSQYMRLAADFENFRKRTQREKEELELQIKCSVIADLLPVVDSFELARTHIQTETEAEEKIHRSYQGVYKQLVECLKRIGVSAMQAKGKPFDPNLHEAVLREATNEHPEGTVIEELKRGYMLGDRVLRHAMVKVAAPPEEGSADNTNPTNDVTDV, from the coding sequence ATGAGTGATCAAACCGTAACCAACCCCGCTGCTGAAGCCCAAGAAGGGGAAATTACCCCTGACGCCGTTGAGAATGCGGTTGGGAATGTTGAGAATCCCGCAGAAGCCACCACGGGCGAAGAGGGTCAAGCATCTGAGGCAACCTCTGCGGATGCAGCGGACTTGCTAGAGAAAGTTGCTGCCCTTGAAGCTGCCAAGGCTAGTCTTTCGCAGATGGTGGAGGAGCGCAATAGCCAATATATGCGCCTTGCCGCTGACTTTGAGAACTTCCGCAAACGCACGCAGCGGGAAAAAGAGGAGCTAGAGCTACAGATTAAGTGCAGTGTCATTGCTGATTTACTGCCTGTGGTGGATAGCTTTGAGCTAGCCCGCACCCACATTCAAACGGAAACAGAGGCGGAAGAAAAAATTCACCGCAGCTATCAGGGGGTTTACAAGCAACTGGTGGAGTGCCTGAAGCGCATTGGCGTTTCGGCGATGCAGGCCAAAGGCAAGCCCTTTGATCCCAACCTCCACGAGGCTGTGCTGCGGGAGGCAACCAATGAACATCCCGAAGGCACAGTAATTGAAGAACTCAAACGGGGGTATATGCTGGGCGATCGCGTGTTGCGCCATGCCATGGTTAAAGTGGCCGCTCCCCCTGAAGAGGGTAGTGCTGATAACACAAATCCCACCAATGATGTGACCGACGTATAG
- a CDS encoding aldehyde oxygenase (deformylating): MTTATATPDLDYHSDRYKDAYSRINAIVIEGEQKACDNYIDLAKLLPQHQEELTRLAKMEARHKKGFEACGRNLNVTPDMGFAKAFFEKLHGNFQAALAEGKIATCLLIQALIIECFAIAAYNIYIPMADPFARKITEGVVKDEYSHLNFGEIWLKENFESVKAELEEANRANLPLVWKMLNQVEADAKVLGMEKDALVEDFMIQYSGALENIGFTTREIMKMSVYGLTAA; the protein is encoded by the coding sequence ATGACAACGGCTACCGCCACACCTGACTTGGACTACCATAGCGATCGCTACAAGGATGCCTACAGCCGCATCAACGCCATTGTCATTGAAGGCGAACAGAAAGCTTGCGATAACTATATTGATTTAGCCAAGCTGCTGCCCCAACACCAAGAGGAACTCACCCGCCTTGCCAAGATGGAAGCCCGCCACAAAAAGGGGTTTGAGGCCTGTGGTCGCAACCTGAATGTAACGCCAGATATGGGATTTGCCAAAGCGTTCTTTGAAAAATTGCACGGTAACTTTCAAGCAGCCCTGGCGGAGGGAAAAATTGCCACTTGTCTTCTGATTCAAGCTTTGATCATTGAATGCTTTGCGATCGCCGCCTACAACATCTACATCCCAATGGCGGATCCCTTTGCCCGTAAAATTACTGAGGGTGTTGTTAAGGACGAATATAGCCACCTCAACTTTGGTGAAATCTGGCTCAAGGAAAACTTTGAAAGCGTCAAAGCGGAGCTCGAAGAAGCCAATCGCGCCAATCTACCCTTGGTCTGGAAAATGCTCAACCAAGTGGAAGCCGATGCCAAAGTGCTCGGCATGGAAAAAGATGCCCTTGTGGAAGACTTCATGATTCAGTACAGCGGTGCCCTAGAAAATATCGGCTTTACCACCCGCGAAATTATGAAGATGTCGGTTTATGGCCTAACTGCGGCATAA
- the miaB gene encoding tRNA (N6-isopentenyl adenosine(37)-C2)-methylthiotransferase MiaB: protein MPRRYYITTFGCQMNKADSERMAGVLEAMGLELAAEPDEADVLLYNTCTIRDNAEQKLYSYLGRQAKRKHQDPNLTLIVAGCVAQQEGEQLLRRVPEVDLVMGPQYANRLGELLEQVWNGSQVVATEPLQIVEDITKPRRDSTVTAWVNVIYGCNERCTYCVVPGVRGQEQSRRPEAIRAEIEELAAQGYKEVTLLGQNIDAYGRDLPGITPEGRRQHTFTDLLYYIHDVPGIERIRFATSHPRYFTERLIRACAELPKVCKHFHIPFQSGDNEILKAMARGYTRERYLQIIETIRRYMPDAAISADAIVGFPGETEEQFQRTLDLVAVVGFDQLNTAAYSPRPNTPAATWQNQVPEEIKEDRLQRLNHLVAKIAGDRSQRYLGREEVVLVEGVNPKDSQQVYGRTDGNRLTYLPGDIETLRGQLVRVRITAARAFSLSGVPLADYSLVC, encoded by the coding sequence ATGCCACGCCGCTACTACATTACCACCTTTGGCTGCCAAATGAATAAAGCCGACTCCGAGCGCATGGCCGGGGTCTTGGAGGCGATGGGCCTAGAATTGGCCGCCGAACCGGATGAGGCCGATGTGTTGCTCTACAACACCTGCACAATTCGGGACAACGCTGAGCAAAAGCTCTATTCCTACCTAGGGCGGCAGGCTAAGCGCAAGCATCAAGACCCCAACCTAACGCTGATTGTCGCTGGTTGTGTCGCTCAACAGGAGGGGGAGCAACTGCTGCGGCGAGTTCCTGAAGTGGATCTGGTGATGGGGCCACAGTATGCCAATCGCCTGGGTGAGCTGCTTGAGCAGGTGTGGAATGGCAGCCAAGTGGTGGCCACAGAGCCGCTGCAGATTGTTGAGGACATTACCAAACCCCGGCGCGATAGTACGGTTACCGCTTGGGTTAACGTGATTTATGGCTGTAATGAACGCTGTACCTACTGTGTAGTGCCGGGGGTACGGGGACAAGAGCAATCCCGCCGCCCCGAGGCAATCCGCGCTGAAATTGAGGAGCTGGCAGCTCAAGGCTATAAAGAAGTGACACTCCTTGGGCAAAACATTGATGCCTACGGTCGTGATTTGCCGGGAATTACTCCAGAGGGCCGGCGACAGCACACGTTTACCGATTTGCTTTATTACATCCATGATGTTCCTGGGATTGAACGGATTCGCTTTGCCACCAGTCATCCCCGTTATTTTACGGAGCGATTGATTCGGGCTTGTGCCGAGCTGCCCAAGGTGTGTAAGCATTTCCACATTCCCTTTCAGTCGGGAGATAACGAGATTCTCAAGGCAATGGCACGGGGCTATACTCGCGAGCGCTATTTACAGATCATTGAAACGATTCGCCGCTATATGCCGGATGCTGCCATTAGTGCGGATGCCATTGTTGGTTTTCCCGGTGAAACAGAAGAACAATTCCAGCGCACCCTCGATCTGGTGGCGGTGGTGGGGTTTGACCAACTGAATACGGCGGCCTATTCGCCGCGACCCAATACACCAGCGGCCACGTGGCAGAATCAAGTGCCAGAAGAAATTAAAGAGGATCGCCTCCAACGGCTGAATCATTTAGTGGCTAAGATTGCTGGCGATCGCTCCCAACGCTATCTCGGACGGGAAGAAGTAGTGCTGGTGGAGGGGGTGAATCCCAAGGATTCGCAGCAAGTCTATGGCCGCACCGATGGTAACCGCCTCACGTACCTACCTGGCGATATTGAGACCCTACGGGGACAACTGGTGCGTGTCCGCATTACCGCGGCGCGAGCTTTTAGCCTCAGTGGCGTGCCCCTTGCAGACTACTCCTTAGTTTGCTGA